ATGTGCTCATGTACCTTCCTTAACATTCTCAAAAAATTACATACATATACTCCTTTCTAAAAGAAGTTGTAAAAACTGAATGTTGTGGATAATTTCGGGTTACTAACATATTCACAATCAAATGTTTGATTTGTTCGCAAGCACAGTTTGGCATTTGGTTTGTCCCAATAAACAAGCTAAGTTTGCTAGCTTCTACATTACCACTTGTCCTTATCATAGTGCTACATGTATTAAAAATGTGTACCATGGTCGGTAAAAGATTTTAAACTATGGTATGGGAGAAATATTCAACAGGTATCAGTATCCATAAAGATGGGCACATCCAAAAATGTTCCACTTTACCTCATTATCAACTCAGTCAGAAAGTTTTGAAACAATATAAAATTTGGTAATATTTACTAAATATTGAGTAATCTATTGGACTCCTATTCTGATCCGTTAAAGAAGATAAAATTTACACTTATGCCAATAATTTGAGgttatttcttcttttttcacTTTCTTGATTGGGAGtgtcatattttcttttcttgactGTGATACTTCTATTTTGCATTATCAGCTTATGCAACTCCCATGATCAACCAAAGTAACTTTAAATCTTTTTCCTAAAATAATGCATTATGATTTCTGCCCATTTAAATATGGGTGTACATACATGGCATGGTTCCATAGGAATGGTGTTTGCATGTTCTTTTGTTCCGATGTTAAAACTGTATATTTTCTGTCTTCTTTCTGTCGTCTCAACTTGTATATCTGATTCTCTAGGAGGAACTGATTATTTCAAAGTTGACCGAAGAGAAGAATTATGCAATTCAGCAAAATAAGAAATTACGACAGGAGCTGGTATGCTTTTCCTGCTTATTTGATACAATATctgctttttttttcctttttggtgcAGAATATCTTTATCTTTGACATATCTGAGACTCTAAAATCAGCATGCAAGTTATTTTCCTGTGTCATTCATCCAAATTTGGCATTGGCAGATCATAAATTGTTTATAAACATATGAATTGTTTATATATTTTATGGACTGCCAAAACAACAGCAAGTTTATAGACACAATGCTGTGGTCTCCCTTTTGGACATCCTTTCAACATTAGGGTAGGCCTTTTCTTTGTTAGGAATATAAATGCATATATCATATTCCATTATCATGTCAAGCTTTTTAGATGGAAATTCAACATGACTTTAGAGGTCTTCGGTTCAAGTCTCTATGTTGCTTTAATTTCTTACTCATTTAATATAAGTTCATATGTTGGCACTCATGCCATTTTGAAAGCCCACATGTAAGGAACAATGTtaagaaatataaataaatcatgTTCCTTTTTTCGGCTTAATCATGCTTGTAATCCTCTAAGCTTCCAACATATGAAAGAATACATTTTTATATGAATTAACAGGTGTTAAAAAATTAACAGTCTTGACATAGTGAGTTGATTAGTGAGAGATTCTACTCATACCAAAATTCTTAATTGGGTTCTTTATTGTTTTTTCTCTTTGGTCACCCTCATCACAACAATTGTCGCTCATTGATAGTAACAATAGAGGCTGAAGAAAAAGAGGGACCAAAGGGGATAGGCCAATCCTTCCAAGCTGCAATTACTGCTTGTAGGTTATCGAAAAGAAAAATGGAATGTCAAAACTAGTTGGAGCATAGACAAATTGGAAATATCTTGGTAATTGTGCAAACCACCCGAATGAACATAAAAGTGCCTGTAACAGAATGATACATGATGGATCATTTGAATGATAGCATTAAAATGGTCTGAGCTAGAGCCTTTTTATGTCAAAATATTGAACATATGGAATGTATTTAATGAGATGAAAAAAATAAGATTTGTACTTATAAATGGTTTGACACTACTGTATGGAGATGATGGGTTTGTCTTATGTTTTAAGACCTTTATTCATGATTAGAATACGAACCTTTACTTAAGCGGTTTCTGTTAAAATTTTCATTGCACAGTTACAATTTCTTTTGTGGTTCTTCCATGGTGAACCAAAATATTCATAAGATCCATGGTACACTGCTTGCTGCTTTATTTCTTATTCTCAATTACTGGAAAAAAGAGTTCCATCTTGATCATAAATTTAACTTGTGTCTTTTATCACCCAGGAACTGCTAAGAAAACAAAGCCAAAAAAGCAGTGGTGGCTTCTCTATTATGTTCATGGtgattgtggctattttgggtgtcaTATTTGGGTATATTATCAAGGAAACATAAAAACACAAGTCAGAttacatcaaaagcttacatcgagcATATGTCGTCTTCATGCCTTTAACAGAatgattctttttttcctttgtaAGGACTAAGTATTGGTTTGTGTGAGTCTATTCATTTCATCAAAGAATAATCGTTTTTTGCACATTAGTATATTATGTCTACATTTGCAGAAGCTTTTTGGCATTTGATGCATTGCCCTACCACAGAGCACAGCACTCCGTGTGGAAAGCGATGAAATAAACAAAGAAAGAGGAATCATCGACCGCTCTCTCTTGGAAGTCGACGCGGCTGTGTTCAAAAAGTAGTTGGGGAGTGGATGCGCGCCGTTAACGGTTGAGCAGTCCCGTCTTTGGCGGCAAATGGCGCTCATGCTCGGCCATCCCTCCCACACACTGTGGTGCTATCAACCTTGCCAACCATTCTTTTCTATTCCACAATTTATATAGCTTGGCTATTTAacctaatcatcatcatcatcatcattaataATGTGTTTTATTGCTTACATGATTAATAATGTGTCATATAACTTCTCCTTCATTAGCAAACATAAGATCACCATTAACCTTTACATTGTTTATCACTATTACAAAGAAGATGTCAGTATGATCTGAATAAGAAGAGAGATGGAACCCACACCCATTTAGTGACCACTTAATTCATGGCATTCCAAAGTCAAACCTTTGACTCTTTGCATGATCAAACGTCTGGTGAGAGAGATACTATTCTCTACTTACCCATATAATTACCAGCGGTCTTACTAGAGGGAAACGGTGGGCTCATGTGAAACTCCGTTGCCGAGCCTGCCGCCGGTTTCTCGGGTACACGAACCGTGTACCGCCGTCATGCTCGCATCTCGCGTGCAAGCTTGTCATGCAACTGTGTCCTGGGGTCTACATGGACCCACAAGTGGACCAGCCATGCTTACCAATGAGGAAGAGTGTCGGCTTCTCAGTGATCCTTGACGCGTAGACGAatgttttttattattgtcattgttCTTTTATTATTGGTATAATGCAAGACAATTAGTTATTGAGGACGCCATCTGATCGAGGGGCGTAAGGGAGGCGGCGGCGGAAGGCATGGGAGCGCTGGGAGAGCTCGAGGCGCTGCAGACCTGCCTGCTCCAACGCATAACGGCAGTGGAGCTCTCCCTTCAGACCCATTCCCTTCATATATCCTCCGATTGCGTTGCCGACGGCGAGGGCGGCGAGACCACGGAGGCGCGCCTCTCGGCCATACTGAGGGCCCGCGGCGTCGACGACTTCGCCTTCAAGCGCGTGCCCGCAGATTATTACGACAGGCCCATCGAGGTCCGGAGGGACATCCTCGGCGCCCCCTCGGTAGAGCACCTCTGCAAGAGCATCGTTTTGGTATGTACCACAATCTCTGCCCTCTCTTAGACATTTcatcaaacatgtcatgatctgtTGCGCTGCGTCATCTTGTTTGCCTCCACTTAAATGAATTTGTTTACAGAAAGAAATGCGATCGGTATCAATCTTTTCGTTTGTCTCTATTCCAATTAAAAGActggtttgtattttcattttattCCTCTATGTGTTGACATAATGACCACCAATGGTAATCTCTACTGGATGACCTCAACCTAACCTAAGCAGACCATTGTCAGTCTTATGAGCCTATAATATTTCGTGGTAATCTTAGTCATCATTTGTTTGAGACAAATTTATTATGGTGCGCAAATGTATGCAAGTTCAAATGGCAAGTCATCAAATGGCAGTGGGGCTTTCAACAATTCTGAAAAGCATCATAAATAGAAGCTAACAAAATGATACACTGGCATGTGCAATAgaagaaatgatttttttttattacattGATCATATCTAAGCAAATAAAAGCAAAGAGTTTGGCCTGCTATCCCAGCAACTATCTAGACATCTTCAAAATTTTGTCTGCTCTAGTCATTTTTAATATCTCAGGAATCTAAGTCATAGAGCTTAACCATTCTAACTTTAATAATTTACAGTTTAGTTTGGATGCTATCTCCAATGTATATCGCTGTGTATTAGTTGTGTGTTGTTTATCCTGTCTTCTAATTTAACATTGATGTTACTAAGTGATCATTTAAAGTCTATACATGAGTATGGCTCATGAAGTGAGATTGGGTGGAAAAATTTTACTTTCCTTCAGGTGAATACCCAAGCTTTGGCTAGCATTACTGATTGCAGCGATCGTaataattcaaaatattatgTTGTTGTAATCCAGGTAACTTTTTTGCATTTATCTAGTGTGGTAATTGATGTCCATTCTGAGTGTCAGTGTGTTGTTGACTAGATTCTTCATTTTATTGCAGTATGCCGCTCGACTTAATGCTGAAAATATAAAGAATTTTCTTTACACTCTCAACAACAGCAAGATTTCTAAGAAGAAATTCAACAGTaagtttttttttaccttttggtTATCAGTTTGAACACTGAGAGTCTGATGCATATGATTAAACATTTAGAGTCTCGTCATTTACCTTCTTAGTTATAGTCTAAGATCCCATCTAAACCCTGTGGATAGTGCCAATATTTTTGTAAGTAACCATTAAATATGGTCAAGAATACGCACTTAGATTTCCATGTGTTACAAGAGCCTGGTtgagtagtttttttttttcttttttgaactagAAATGACTTGAAAAACCATTTTCAAGTCTTGCTTGATGAATAACATCAGAACATGTATGTTCAAGAAACCAGTTGGATTGCATAGCATCAGTGAAAAGTAAGCGAATACCTCATGAAATAATGATCATTTGGAAATCAGGTCATTTGGAACATTGAGAATGTTTCATATCTGTAACACCATCCTATGTGCATAGTATGGTGTAAGCTGGCCAAATGAGTACCAAAACATACTGCAAAGTGGAAGTTTCATCTTAAGTTTTTGTGAGAATGCAACATATTCTTTGAATGTAGAGAAATACAACTGGGTACTTGAGAaaaataataaagcaaattgagaaAAGGAAAATTAGGTATAAGTTGAAAGTTGGAACCACAGTCGTTTTTGTGGAGCAGTGGTGGATGTCTCTGTCACCACTTGCTACTTTATGTTTTATCTTTTTTGGTTTAAGTTTCTGTCTTCGAACTATTAGCTGTCCGGATAACATGTATGTTCCTTTCCCACTTTTTTCACAACTAAATGGCAAAACTTTGATTTGTTCAAAGATTTTATATGATTTCATAGTCATATTAATGATATTCTATGTGTCATAGCCTGAAACAATGTATTACTGACAAATTCAGTCCCAAAATACATTTGTGTATAGAATTTACAATTTAGTACAAGGTAGAAATGTCTTAATGGGTTTGTGCTTTaatttcatgcttgtaatctgcataacttttcgttGGCTAAATTTTCCAAAATTTGGGTCACTTTAAGTTGCACCATTGTAACTAACTAAGTATAATCACAAATATAAAtatacaagaaaaactagcaactAAATTTCCTATTTCTATATCTAAATCCAGGTATTGAACATATTTAATGTGGAGTGGTAGTTAACAAACATTTGAAGCCAACACTTCTTTTGTTTTATCATGCAGCTTTCCTTTTGCATTCATATACGTGGATAAATGTTAAGAGAGTTCTGTGACATATTGTGTTCTTTGTCCTTGTTAACAGATATGTACTTTAATTTTGTTGAAAAACAATGGTTATACATGTTACAATgagcaatttggatttttcatatGTAGCTAGATTATCATGAACATTTCTAACTCATAAGCGTTGCATTTAGTCTTTTATTGATTTACTAGGATACCTAGAGAGGAAAATATTCCTAATTTCATGCTATTGTTTGATATGCAGTGAGGCTTGCACCGGAGGAAGAATCACTGAAACTTACTGGTTTTGTGCATAATGCAGTGACATGCATTGGCATGGAAACAGACATTCCGGTAACTTTCaatcttttaaatattatattgtaGACTGTGGTACTTCATTATTCTCTTTGATCATTATGGATTATAAAGGTATATATCTTATATAAGGTGAAATTTTTAAATACAGCACTGTCAACGACACTAACATATCAGTTGATCTTTCTCGGGCTAAGTACAAATTATCCCCTATAGTTAACTATACTTAGCATCTCGGTCCCTAGATTTTAAAGAGTTACATTGGGATCcctatacttatgaaagtgaaatatttaatcttgtttctCTTCACATCGTCTACTCTATTAACGAAAGATATCGCACGTACTATCACATGCAAAAAATGGTGCTAAAAAAGGGATTAAAAGGTAATTTTACAGTTGCTATTCTCATCGTTTAAAGATATTAATTTTACTTAAGTGCAACTTCTGTGAAAGCTTCACTATCCTACCGAACGACCTACCGGGAggagaaagcttcgattaaaTCTTGAAAGCTTATTCATCAGAACGAGCTCGTTGAGGGTGGCTGCCATCTTGCCAATGCTGCTTGGAAGGCAACCATGGATCTTGTTGTTGgcgatgacgacgacgatgaaGGCTTTGGAGTTGCCAAAGTTGTTGGGCATTTGAGAGTTGAAACGGTTGTTGTTCAAGAATATGGCGTTGAGCTCCTTGTCGAAGAGCACCGACAGTAGTGCTCCCTCAAAGTCATTGAACCAAAGATCGAGGTACTTAAGCAACGACTGGTGAAGGGCAACGTCCGGGAATAGGCCGACGAAGTAGTTGTTACTAGCGTCGAGCTCGTTGAGGAGTTTGAGATGGGAGATGTTTTGGGGGATGATGCTACAGAAGCGATTAGAATTTATGTGGAGGGCGACGTCGGTCAAGAGGCCGAGCTTCGCATGGAGGTTTACCAGGCGATATTGACTCCATTAAGGCCAATGTCGATGATGACATTGACAGAGGGGTCGTCAGGCGTCATAGTGCAGAAGATGCTGTGataaccgcacatgttgaggacaaCCGATTGCCAATGAAGTTGTGTGGGTCGGAGTACATGGCTTTCTTCCATGCCCTCAAAGCGACATGGGTAGGATGGAGGCGGGGATTGGCAATGGCGACGTCAATCTCGACATTGAACTCGAAGTCATCAGGGAGGTCTCCCTTCTTCGAGAGGGCCAGGAACTGATGGTGCGCGATGGAGGCAACCTCAGCATTGGAGAGGGCCGAGGAAAGGCGCGAGAGGGAAGAGAAGTAGAGCAAGATAGCAAAGCCGGAGGGGAGGACGAAGTTGGAGAAGGATAGCGAAATTAATATATTTCGACGGTGAGAATAGCAACTGCAAAATTACCTTTTAATCccttttttagtgtcattttctgCACATGACAGCACATGTAGTATCTTCCGTCAGTAGTCAATGGCGTGAGGAAAAACaaggttaaatgtttcactttcgtaaatatAATGATCAACTTTTTAAAATGCAATGATCAGGATGCTAAACATAGCTAACCATAAGGGTAATATGCAATTAGCCTATCTTTCTTTGTATGCCATATTATTTGTTTTTTATCTTGTCACCGTTTTGATGTATCTCAGCAACATCAAATTTCTCAGGCATTAACGTGGCATACATTGGCCATGACATTTCATAACAGATCATTAAACTACAGCTCACAGTCAGTTTGTATGAGTCCAAAATTAGGAAAGTAATTCTTTAGTTATCTTGTGTggccaaaatatttaatattcagTGACtcgtgcttctctctctctctcgtaatgGAGTTTTTGTAATTGTGAGATTCATGAGGAGGTTTATTTCAGGTAATACTTGATGAAGCCATCACAAAGTTGAAACCGAATTTCTTCTGGTTGGGTGGTGGAGAAGTTGATCTCAAGCTCCGAATCAGGACCTCTCAGTTTATTAGTGCTGTCAACCCCTTTGTGGTCAATTGTAGTTCTTGATTCTCTCTGCCCAAAGTTAAATCCCAAACATCCAGCTCGTGATGACAGGCAATTTCGACAATGGAAATGCCCGTCGAATTTCCTGTTGGATTTGGATTAAGAATGTTCGTCTTTTGGAGCATGC
Above is a genomic segment from Musa acuminata AAA Group cultivar baxijiao chromosome BXJ3-4, Cavendish_Baxijiao_AAA, whole genome shotgun sequence containing:
- the LOC103975712 gene encoding uncharacterized protein LOC103975712 isoform X1, whose translation is MGALGELEALQTCLLQRITAVELSLQTHSLHISSDCVADGEGGETTEARLSAILRARGVDDFAFKRVPADYYDRPIEVRRDILGAPSVEHLCKSIVLVNTQALASITDCSDRNNSKYYVVVIQYAARLNAENIKNFLYTLNNSKISKKKFNMRLAPEEESLKLTGFVHNAVTCIGMETDIPVILDEAITKLKPNFFWLGGGEVDLKLRIRTSQFISAVNPFVVNCSS
- the LOC103975712 gene encoding uncharacterized protein LOC103975712 isoform X2, with translation MGALGELEALQTCLLQRITAVELSLQTHSLHISSDCVADGEGGETTEARLSAILRARGVDDFAFKRVPADYYDRPIEVRRDILGAPSVEHLCKSIVLYAARLNAENIKNFLYTLNNSKISKKKFNMRLAPEEESLKLTGFVHNAVTCIGMETDIPVILDEAITKLKPNFFWLGGGEVDLKLRIRTSQFISAVNPFVVNCSS